In one Podarcis muralis chromosome 7, rPodMur119.hap1.1, whole genome shotgun sequence genomic region, the following are encoded:
- the LOC114602951 gene encoding uncharacterized protein LOC114602951 produces the protein MIHFCLAHTAYHFSRRLPKRHRLRLQFAIFALGIAAFIFQLYILLRPRSSHYCGLPLLYNLVGSIIFTFFTIGLALLLVMLEPVPWELKTTFFIFGGASFAKGVCNIVFTALATQCAKTTPELYYLSVTLSVSSLVSTAFFSVLGLFWLVNVVFPGLILNKETKTGICYEPVSECGCLWHI, from the exons ATGATCCATTTCTGCCTAGCTCACACAGCCTACCACTTCAGCCGACGGCTCCCAAAGCGTCACCGACTCAGACT gcaGTTTGCAATATTTGCCCTtggaattgctgctttcattttccagctctacatcttgctaag ACCTAGATCATCTCATTACTGTGGTTTGCCCCTCCTCTACAATCTGGTTGGAAGCATCATCTTCACGTTCTTCACCATTG GGCTGGCTTTGCTTCTGGTCATGCTGGAACCAGTTCCATGGGAGCTGAAGACCACTTTCTTCATCTTTGGGGGTGCCTCTTTTGCAAAAGGAGTTTGCAACATCGTATTTACTGCCTTAGCCACACAATGC GCCAAAACCACCCCTGAGCTTTATTACTTATCAGTGACTCTCTCGGTGAGCAGTCTAGTATCAACCG CATTTTTCTCTGTCCTGGGACTATTTTGGCTTGTGAACGTGGTTTTTCCTGGCTTGATACTGAACAAAGAGACTAAGACGGGGATCTGTTACGAGCCAGTCTCCGAGTGTGGCTGCCTGTGGCACATCTGA